Genomic DNA from Methanobacterium sp.:
ATCCACAATATCTGCAGCTATTTCAGAATTTGGAATCATTCCTGTTGCAAAAAGTGTTTTACCCTCAATTTTTCCATATTCTGTCACTATATGGTCTTCGTGGATCTTTTTTGTATGAACATTTTCATGGATTAAAACCTCTGGCAAAAGGTTTTTTATCACATAGTTTTTAATATCTTCATCAAGTACCCCTAAAAACTGATTTCTACATAAAACATTAACTTCTGTACCCATTGTGGAAAATATGCCTGCAAATTCGGCGGCAATAACTCCACTTCCCACTATATTAATCTTTTCTGGAAGTTCAGTTAATTTTAAAATATCTTTATAGGTAATTGCATTTTCAAATCCTTCAATTTCAGGAATAAGCGGTCTGACACCGGTAGATATTATCAATTTATCATAGTCATATTCGTTATCACTAACAATAACTGTTTCATCTTCAAGCTTTGCAGTTCCTTTTACTATTTCTACTCCAGCTTCTTCAGTTTCATTTTCAAGGATATGACTTATTTTAGAAACAGTATCTTTAACTCCTCTGGTTATTTTACTGAAAGCAAAATCAGGAATTTCATCAATTATTCCAAGTTTCTTAAAGTTTTTTGCATCCACCAGGAATTTTGAAAAATCATTTAACCCGTTAACTACCATGCATCCTTCATTAAGACATGTACCTCCTATTGCACTTTTTTCAATAAGAGTTACGTTTTCTCCAATGCTTGCAGCTTCAATTGAAGCTGTTCGACCTGCTGGACCTCCGCCGATTACTACAATATCCATGACTCATCCTCCATAGCATATTTTTATATGTTATGAGTACATATTAAAAATTGTTAAAGAAATTTTTATAGTGAATGTAATTTAAAAGATTCTAAATTTAACTTATTATATAAATAACCTGAAGTATTTATCTTAAAAATGAAACAAGAGGAGATTTTCAATGTGTATCGCAGCACCAGCTCAAATAATAGAAATTAACGATAATATAGCAGTTGTTGACTTTGGAGGAGTGAGACAAAGCGCTAAACTGGATTTGGTTGAAGAAGTGGAAGTGGGTAGATATGTACTGGTTCATTCTGGATATGCTATCGAAGTTTTAAGTGACAAGGAAGCTAAAGAGTCCTTAGAAGCATGGGAAGAACTGCTTAAAGCATTGGATGAAGAAGATAATCAGTAATTCATCTAATATTTATT
This window encodes:
- a CDS encoding NAD(P)/FAD-dependent oxidoreductase, with product MDIVVIGGGPAGRTASIEAASIGENVTLIEKSAIGGTCLNEGCMVVNGLNDFSKFLVDAKNFKKLGIIDEIPDFAFSKITRGVKDTVSKISHILENETEEAGVEIVKGTAKLEDETVIVSDNEYDYDKLIISTGVRPLIPEIEGFENAITYKDILKLTELPEKINIVGSGVIAAEFAGIFSTMGTEVNVLCRNQFLGVLDEDIKNYVIKNLLPEVLIHENVHTKKIHEDHIVTEYGKIEGKTLFATGMIPNSEIAADIVDLNEKGHIIVDKRMQTGHKNIYAAGDVAGKIGNTPISRAEGVTAARNACGIYAEMDYSLIPYAINLYYDVAFLSSEDANEGMEGYIPGPAGPGSFWRALEGMTGITKMNINENRGVNKIFSISPSSRTSMAYISKLLKEGQNIDDFDNFMEVHPSTDAIYKLMRFFARFE
- a CDS encoding HypC/HybG/HupF family hydrogenase formation chaperone; its protein translation is MCIAAPAQIIEINDNIAVVDFGGVRQSAKLDLVEEVEVGRYVLVHSGYAIEVLSDKEAKESLEAWEELLKALDEEDNQ